Within the Catalinimonas niigatensis genome, the region TCCGCTACCTAAATGTAATTTCATATTTTAAATCTTCTTGCTGGTTCTTTTCCTTGAATGATATGTCTAAGGTGTAATCCTACCTGCATGCATGTAGATATTTTCCCAGATAAAATAGTATAATAATTTTCCATCTCGGGATAAGTAAACAATTCAGTTACACGCGCATCATCCTTGTTTTCATGAACGGTTCTAAATGTCTTCCAATAACCAAAATGGTGTATATCTTTCAAAAAAGGAAAAAATAATGTCGACTCTTTATAGAGCTTATCTACCCTATCTTCCAATACCTCTGTCTCGCTTAAAGTATTTATTTTGGCAATTTGTGACTGCAGAATTGAATATTTAACGTGATAGAGTAAGAACTCATTTTTATTAACACCTTTGGGCATCACTGAACAGAAATCACCATCCATAATAGTAAGCCCAAATTTATCTGAAGGATAAAGAAAATAAGGAATGATTACCTCTTCAAAAAGCAAGTTGCGTGTATTTAATTCCAAGCTATTATCAAAGAAGTTTATATTACTATATGAGGCATTTACAATGATATCATAGTATTCTACCTTATCATTTATTAGTGCACTGAATACCTTATTGTCCTTAGTAATCTTCTGGCATTTAGTATTCAGTTTTAAACTAATATTATGCTGTTTATGAATACGGCCTAAAATTATCTCTTTCAGTAGATTATGATCAAATATAGGTTCAGGTACTTTAAAGCACCCCTCCAGCATTTCTCGATTCATAATTCGTTCATCTGGATACTCATCATCATATCCAATGCCTACCGTATCACAAAATTTAATAAAATCTGCAACACACGATTTTGAACCTTCCCGGGCTATTGCATAATAGTTAGGAAACTGACTAATAACAGCATTTCCAAAATTAAACATAAAAGATAAAAGGCCCTCTAAACTCTGGTTGGCAGTAGGCTTGCTTCTTAGATAATGATACCCTAGATGTAGACGGTTGTGATTACAACGTGAAGCCCGACGCATTATATTTAAATCCTGATCAATCAGGGTAACATCTATATGCTTATCATTAGCGACCTCAATTGCTGCAGAACATCCGAATATACCAGCACCTATGACTAGGACTCTCATTTTATCTCTTAAAAAACTGTAATATTTTTTTCAAATTACTTTGGCTTAACTTTTTAAAGCGTTCATCAAAATTTTTAGTACAATATTCATATAATTTTATATCAAGACCATTTTTTTCATTAATGATCTTTATGATATCACTATCAATTTGATCAGTAGGGTTTTCAGTCACATTTTTCTTTTCATTGTATATACTTTGCCAACCGTAACTCTTGTTTAAGACCGTTAGTGAATCGTCAAATCTTTCAGTGATAAAAATTTCACTAAAATATTTTTCCAAATTATCTATTGCTAAGTCTAAGTGTTTTGCTTCCACCGTACTATTCAAATTAGCCCCTGAGATCATTCTCGTTTGCAAGTTGGATACAGCAAGATCCATATCTTGAGTAAGATAATCCTTTAAAGAAATATCGCGATATTTAACTCTATTACTAGGAAGCCTTCTAATCCAATCAAAATTAGATATCACCCTATTAAAAGGGTTTCTAACAAAAGTAATGTACTTTATTTGACAATCTATCTTTTTATGCAACCCAAATAATATATGTCCATAAAACATCTCAATTTTTTTTAATGAATCTTTATTAAGTTTATTAAAACTATCTAAAGAATTTTCTAAATAACATTTAGTTGTCTCTTCAGTATAATTTTGAGGATCAGGTGAAAGTCTGAATGATCTCTCTTTGAACTGTTTTTGAATAATGTGATTAAATGTACTTCCTGCAGTTTTTGGAATGTGCAAAAAAACTGTTTTTTTCTTCATATGTTACACCCATTCTCCTTCAATATGATAACCCTCTGGAAACATTACATTTTGTTTATTATCTATCTCTAATTTAAAACAGTCATCAAATCTATAAAGAATTTCTCTTTGGTCATTAATCTCGGGTTTTTCAAAATGTGCAAGAATGATAGTTAAAAAATACCTCCCGGAAGTTAACTTAATACCTGCTGTTTGAAACAATTTTTCACTTTCACCTTGCTTTATAGTAAAAAAACCAGAGGAAATAATTCCAATGATTCTCCTTGCAGTATCTGTAATTGTCATTCCAATAGTAATATTGTTAAGCTCATATTTTGAATGTATCACAAACCGTAGTCTAACTTCTTCATCTCTTGAGATTTTGATATTTCTCTCTTCTTCATTAAAATAAAACTTATCTACATAAACATCCTTTCTAAGTACTGAAGGTATAAGCTTATTCTTTTTACCATCATCTTCTTCTTCACTTAATTGATGGTAAAGTTGTATACCTAGACCCATATTAGTAGTAAGCTTTAATACATTTCCGTTTTTCAAAAAGCAAAGCTTGTCGCACAATCGCATAATTTGATCCATGGAATGTGATACAAATATAACAGCACAATTTTTAACTATTTCGTTTATTCTGTTATAGCATTTAATCCTAAACCTGATATCCCCCACTGCTAGCACCTCATCAATGATCAGTATATCCGGTTCCATCTGGGCAGCGATGGCAAAGCCCAGGCGTACTTTCATACCGGAACTGTAGCTTTGCACCGGGCTTTCCATAAAGTCTTGTATCTCCGCGAACTCTACAATGGCCTCGTATTTCTCCTCTATCTCTTTCTTCGTAAAGCCCAGTATCTGTCCGTTGATATACACATTCTCTCTACCTGTCAAAACTGGATTAAAACCCGCTCCCAGTTCTATCAGCGCCCCTATCCGGCCGTTCATTTCTATACGCCCCTGATCGGGTTTGATCAGGCCGTTGAGCATTTTCAAGAGCGTACTTTTACCAGCTCCATTGTGGCCGATAAGCCCCAGACATTCGCCCCGCCGCAGTTCAAAGCTCACATCCTTTACCGCCCAGAACTCATCTTTTCTTAATGTATCTTTCTTACTACGTCCAAATACTTCACCGCTGATATCCTGCACGCCATACCAGAGAGAGCGCTTCAGGTCGCGGCAGAATTTTTTGGAAAGATTCTCTACCCTCACCAGCACTTCACTTTCATCACCTTGTCCCTTATGCTTTGGCGCTTGGGTAGCTTGTAACGTTTGCTGCTCTCTTACCTCTTTCATGTTTAACTACCTATACGTTCTATGATGATGGGCATGGCCAGGCGATATACCAGGAGCCCCAGGAGGAATAATACGACAGAAGCACCACTTACCCAGAAGAAGGTCTCCAGATTTGGGGTGGGTGCGCCAATCAGCAGGTTACGGGTAGTCGTCAGCAGAGGGGCTACCGGATTAAATTGCATCAGTTGTGCCGCCAGGCCGCTCTTAGGCTCTGGATAAATCACCGGCGTCAGGTAGATGGCAAACTGCAACACAATCACAATGCCTTTTTGTATGTCGTTGTACAGCATCGCCAATGGGGTCAGTAACAAACCTATGGTACTGCCCAGCAGGATCAGGGAGGCAAAACCCAACAGGCTAAAAAGGGTGCTCCAGGCAGGCATCTGCTGGAAAGTAACAAACACCAGGGCAATCAGCCCGATTTTGATGAGTACATTAAAGATCACTTCATAAATACCTGAGAGAATCAAGGATTCGCGGGGGAAGTTGATCTTAGCCAGCATAGACTTGCCCATCGTCACTCCTCTTACCGGTCCGTTTACGCCTTCGGCAAATGTCTGCCAGAGGATGGTGCCGATGATCACGAAGAGCGGATAGGAAATGCCGGGCACATCTATATCAACCACCCGCTGCCCGTTCAGGAATATCCAGATCAGGGAAGTCACCAAAGGCGGAATCACTGACCAGAAGAGGCCAAGCAGGGACTGTCGGTACATGCCCTTCAGGTTTCTCAGGAACAGCCTGTACCCCAGCGCATGCATCTGCGGCAGGCTTTCCATAAAATCCTCCAGCAATAGCCTAGGATTTCGGATGCCTGATTCGGGTGTGTATACGATACGCTTTACTTTGTGCATTAAGCTAAATGTCGAGTGTCTTATAAGCTGCAAAGCTAAGCAGAAAAAGCGAAGCATCAAGTATCTCTGCCAAATTGTAAAGAACCGTAAATCAATGATTTAGCTATTCTTTCCTCTTTCTGATGTATACTACCATACAGGTCTTGCTTTGAATCTGCCGAGAGCTAAATTATGATGAAATGCAGGTAAGAAAAAAATTAAATCAAAGATATTTTAGCGGGCCTGCTGTACCTTTTAAGTAACAAATGCTTTTTTTCTTCTGCGTTAAGTTTAAGTAAAGCCTTCGTTTCCAGCTTAATGCGTCGGGCTGATCATCATATGGAAAGGGTTCACCCTCCCTTATTCGTCCCGGGATACTGACAGCGTCACTGCGACCGTATTCACGGCGAACCGCGCAAAGCGGTGTGGCATTCATGCTAGACAGTCCCGACCTTTTGAAATGTAGAAAGAAATAGTTTTGTACTCACAAGGAGGGGACTGCCCGGCATGGATATGCCACGTCGCCTGCGGCTCCTCGCAGTGACGTGTAGGGATGAGAGGAGTTTAAACTTTTTGGAAAGCTGGAATAGAAATCATGCGGTGCTCACAAGGAGGGGACTGTTACGTCAGCTTCGTTGCACTTCGCCTCCTCACAGTGACGTTAAAAACAAAGAAGAAAGCCCTCACGTCACTCCGAGTCCGCAGGGCGTGGGAGTCTCCCCCTTTTGAAAAGGATCGTTGTTTACTTATTCGTCACAAGGGTGTGGCATATCCATGCTGGGCATGTCCCCAAACGGAAGTTGCATGCCGGAGAGTCCCCCATTATGAAATACTAAACCATAATTCATTCCTTACCACCCTTTTATCTCCTCCCAGAGGTCTATCCAGTTGGGATTCATAGCAGTGATGAGCTTTTCTTTTTTCTTCCGGCTGTACTGTTTCAGCTGTTTTTCTTTGTTAATGGCTTCTTCTATACGAGAGAAGGTTTCATAATAGACCAGTTTGTGAAGTTGATAACGGGCGGTAAAGCTTTTAGGATCTGTCCTTTGTTTATGCTGCTGTATGCGGGAAAGCAGGTCTGCCATCACACCAATGTAGAGTGTGGTGTTGTGGGTATTACTCATGATGTAGATACAGCCGCCTCTTGGCATGTTTTGAGCAGTACAAGTTCAGTGCCTATTTAGTTTCCCGATACTCGTCACAACGAGCCCGCAGGGCGTGGCAGTCTCCTTGTGATGGAAAGCTGAAATGAAATAGTTTTGTGCTTTCGAGCAGGAGACTGTTACGGGCTTTGCCCTCACAGCCGCTGTGGAACAGTGACGTGCAAAGAGAAGGAAATGTTCTCTCGGAAAAGGATATTGTCTATACTCGTCACTGCGACCGGGCCGCCGGAGCGGGAGCCGCAGGCGACGTGGCAGTCCCCTTGTTTTGGAAAGTTGAAATGAAATTATATTGTACTCATAAGGAGGGGACTGCGGCATCGGCCGTCCGATAAGCTACGCTCACTGCCACTGTGGAACAGCCGCTGCGGCGCAGTGACGTGTGAGGAGTATCCATTCATATTTTTCAGCGGTAACAGAAGAAATTTTCTGGTGTAGATGAGGACTGTAGATGGTGCAAGAAATGGTATTTTCTGTGGCAGTAAAAAGGACGGGCTGGTGCAAGAAAAGTAAACAACTTATGCAAAAAATGATGCTTCTTCTGGTGCATAAAAAGTTTATGGGTTGTACCAGATTTTGCTCTTCAATCGCTATTCCTGAACGAGCCGGAGATGAAAAACAGACTACATGTTCAGTACCAACAACCCATTTTTCGTTACGCTAATTATCTGAACACAATAAAAAAAGCCTGCCTCCAATATGGAAACAGGCTTCTGAAAACTTCCCTTAGTGGGAGTTCTCTGCTTAGCTTACCGTCAGCGGGGTACTAAATTCACCTACACGTACTTCATTACCCATCTGGGCTTTGACTTTGAGGGTATAAATCCCGGAAGCCAGTGTATCGGGAATCAGCAGGGCAATCTGCTTATTGCGACTTTCTATGTACATCGTAGCCCTGATCTCGGTCTGGTCTGCGGTATTTACGAAGAATACGCCCTGTACAGGATCAGCCTTATCCAGTTTCAGGTACTCACCGCTCAGGCGTAGCGGCTGTCCCGGTGTCAGCATATCATCGGTGCTGTCGCTGGCATAGTCATACACATCCTCCACGAAAGGCACATTTTTATTCCCACGGATTTTTTCTGTGCCTATCCTGGCCGCCACCTTTTTCAACTCTACGCCTGCAGTTACTTTGATCCTGATGCGGTGCTTCGTCTTATCAAAGCTTGCTTTCTTGTCTTCAAAGACCCCGGATACCGTAGGGGTGATGTTGAAGAAAGGCGTCACGATGCGGTTACCCCCTTCCAGAAAGTACTCCAGGGCTACAAAATACTCCTTCAGTACGGAGGAAATCTCCGATTCCGTAAGTCCGGCACTACGCAACATGATCAGCTTCACCAGTTGATCCATCGTAATGGTACTTTTGTGCTGGGTAATGGCCCGACAATCATTGGGGTCTTCCGTCAGATGATTGTCCACCAAAAAGAATTCTAACATAATTTTTAAGATTTTCTTAAACATACCCCAAACGTAAACGAAAATTTAAGTATATACGCTCTAGTATTTTGCCATAATACACATATGAATGTTTACATATTATGAGCTAATTTACTTATTTATATTTTCAGTATTTGATAAATATTACGATAAACACTTGTTGTTTACTCATATTATCGTGTACCTACACTTTGAAAACAAGTGCATGCTGAGTATCAGGTGTCAAGTAAAAATATTGGTAAAAAACAGGAAAATATGTGGCGCGCTGAAAATTAGCTTTCCGATACTAATCAGTAAAAAAAATAAATGTCAGAGGCTAATTCTTACAAGGAGAGGATAGATAAAAGTACATTCAAGCTACAGGATAGGCTCTATTCTAGGGTGTGTTGACATTCAGGCTAACGAGGGATTTTGAGTACGATTTCGGCTTAATCAAGGCACTTGAGAAGGGCGATGCGTGGACATCGGCCGCCGAAAGTAACGTAGAGTAAGCTGGAAGCGTGCCAAAATCACGCGGTGACCGTCACCGTTCAAGTTTGATTGTCAACACGCCCTAGCTTACGAAGGGGGTTGCCAGCATAAATGCCAGGCTCTGTGATGTCGTGCAATACCACGCTTCCCATCCCAATCAGCACCTCATCTGCTATGCTTATCCCCTGCCGTAATGCTGCACGACTGCCGATCAGCACATAATTTCCTACCCGGCAGTCTCCATTGATGATTGCTCCGGTAGAGATATGGCAGTGATCTCCAATATGTGCATCATGTTCTACCAGTGATTGGCTGTTGATGATGGCATTTGCTCCCACCCTGGCTCCGGCATTGACGCAGGCCCCATGCATTACGATGCTCCCTTCGCCTATCTGTGCATGTGGTGAGACATACGCTTTAGGAGAAATGATCAGTGGCAACTGCCCTCCGGCAGCTTTGATCTTTTCATAAAGCTTCATGCGTAGCGTGCTGCTCCTGACCTGCCCCACGGTGACCAAAGCAAAGCTTGTCTCCTTCAACCAAGCAGGCAGGTCTTCTTCCGTACCGATGATCGGGTAACCCATCACCTCCTGCCCCAGCTTTTCAGCAACATCCAGTACGCCTTTAATTTGAAAAGAACCTTCCTGTTCAATGACATCAATCACAGATTTGCAATGCCCGCCGCCGCCCAGGAGGATGATATCTTTTTGCATCGTATTAATTTAAAGTTTCAGGCTGAAAACCTGAGCCAGAATAGTATCTGATGTTTACCCATTACTATTTTCTGTAGCCTACAACTTAAAAATATCCTCTACCTTTGGTTGAAAAGCCAGTAAGCCCGG harbors:
- a CDS encoding acetyltransferase: MQKDIILLGGGGHCKSVIDVIEQEGSFQIKGVLDVAEKLGQEVMGYPIIGTEEDLPAWLKETSFALVTVGQVRSSTLRMKLYEKIKAAGGQLPLIISPKAYVSPHAQIGEGSIVMHGACVNAGARVGANAIINSQSLVEHDAHIGDHCHISTGAIINGDCRVGNYVLIGSRAALRQGISIADEVLIGMGSVVLHDITEPGIYAGNPLRKLGRVDNQT
- a CDS encoding GIY-YIG nuclease family protein, which codes for MPRGGCIYIMSNTHNTTLYIGVMADLLSRIQQHKQRTDPKSFTARYQLHKLVYYETFSRIEEAINKEKQLKQYSRKKKEKLITAMNPNWIDLWEEIKGW
- a CDS encoding sulfotransferase family 2 domain-containing protein; the protein is MKKKTVFLHIPKTAGSTFNHIIQKQFKERSFRLSPDPQNYTEETTKCYLENSLDSFNKLNKDSLKKIEMFYGHILFGLHKKIDCQIKYITFVRNPFNRVISNFDWIRRLPSNRVKYRDISLKDYLTQDMDLAVSNLQTRMISGANLNSTVEAKHLDLAIDNLEKYFSEIFITERFDDSLTVLNKSYGWQSIYNEKKNVTENPTDQIDSDIIKIINEKNGLDIKLYEYCTKNFDERFKKLSQSNLKKILQFFKR
- a CDS encoding FAD-dependent oxidoreductase translates to MRVLVIGAGIFGCSAAIEVANDKHIDVTLIDQDLNIMRRASRCNHNRLHLGYHYLRSKPTANQSLEGLLSFMFNFGNAVISQFPNYYAIAREGSKSCVADFIKFCDTVGIGYDDEYPDERIMNREMLEGCFKVPEPIFDHNLLKEIILGRIHKQHNISLKLNTKCQKITKDNKVFSALINDKVEYYDIIVNASYSNINFFDNSLELNTRNLLFEEVIIPYFLYPSDKFGLTIMDGDFCSVMPKGVNKNEFLLYHVKYSILQSQIAKINTLSETEVLEDRVDKLYKESTLFFPFLKDIHHFGYWKTFRTVHENKDDARVTELFTYPEMENYYTILSGKISTCMQVGLHLRHIIQGKEPARRFKI
- a CDS encoding ABC transporter permease, whose protein sequence is MHKVKRIVYTPESGIRNPRLLLEDFMESLPQMHALGYRLFLRNLKGMYRQSLLGLFWSVIPPLVTSLIWIFLNGQRVVDIDVPGISYPLFVIIGTILWQTFAEGVNGPVRGVTMGKSMLAKINFPRESLILSGIYEVIFNVLIKIGLIALVFVTFQQMPAWSTLFSLLGFASLILLGSTIGLLLTPLAMLYNDIQKGIVIVLQFAIYLTPVIYPEPKSGLAAQLMQFNPVAPLLTTTRNLLIGAPTPNLETFFWVSGASVVLFLLGLLVYRLAMPIIIERIGS
- a CDS encoding DNA-binding domain-containing protein, whose amino-acid sequence is MLEFFLVDNHLTEDPNDCRAITQHKSTITMDQLVKLIMLRSAGLTESEISSVLKEYFVALEYFLEGGNRIVTPFFNITPTVSGVFEDKKASFDKTKHRIRIKVTAGVELKKVAARIGTEKIRGNKNVPFVEDVYDYASDSTDDMLTPGQPLRLSGEYLKLDKADPVQGVFFVNTADQTEIRATMYIESRNKQIALLIPDTLASGIYTLKVKAQMGNEVRVGEFSTPLTVS
- a CDS encoding ABC transporter ATP-binding protein; translation: MKEVREQQTLQATQAPKHKGQGDESEVLVRVENLSKKFCRDLKRSLWYGVQDISGEVFGRSKKDTLRKDEFWAVKDVSFELRRGECLGLIGHNGAGKSTLLKMLNGLIKPDQGRIEMNGRIGALIELGAGFNPVLTGRENVYINGQILGFTKKEIEEKYEAIVEFAEIQDFMESPVQSYSSGMKVRLGFAIAAQMEPDILIIDEVLAVGDIRFRIKCYNRINEIVKNCAVIFVSHSMDQIMRLCDKLCFLKNGNVLKLTTNMGLGIQLYHQLSEEEDDGKKNKLIPSVLRKDVYVDKFYFNEEERNIKISRDEEVRLRFVIHSKYELNNITIGMTITDTARRIIGIISSGFFTIKQGESEKLFQTAGIKLTSGRYFLTIILAHFEKPEINDQREILYRFDDCFKLEIDNKQNVMFPEGYHIEGEWV